In candidate division KSB1 bacterium, one DNA window encodes the following:
- a CDS encoding branched-chain amino acid transaminase, with translation MHADDEKGKIWFSGKFVDWKDATVHVMSHALHYGSSVFEGVRCYKTPEGPAIFRLKDHTRRLFDSAKICRMDIPFTQDQINQACVDVIKVNGLESAYLRPIVFRGYGQLGVDPRGCPIEVAIGALNWGKYLGEEAINVGVDVQVSSWSRMAPNTLPALAKAGANYLNSQLIKLEAIRNGFVEGIALDVNGYVSEGSGENIFLVRDGVLYTPPLAASILPGISRDSVMVFAREMGIEVREMMIPREMLYVADEVFFTGSAAEISPIKSIDRVPIGSGKRGPITARLQQRFFAYVNGECEDCYGWRTVVR, from the coding sequence ATGCACGCAGATGACGAGAAGGGCAAAATCTGGTTCAGTGGCAAGTTTGTCGATTGGAAAGATGCTACTGTGCATGTGATGTCGCACGCTCTGCACTACGGTTCGAGCGTGTTCGAGGGGGTGCGTTGCTACAAGACTCCGGAAGGGCCGGCAATTTTCCGTCTCAAAGACCACACGCGTCGGCTGTTTGATTCCGCCAAGATTTGTCGCATGGACATTCCTTTTACGCAGGATCAGATCAACCAGGCTTGCGTGGACGTGATCAAGGTGAATGGCTTAGAGTCCGCATATTTGCGGCCCATCGTCTTCCGCGGCTATGGGCAGTTGGGGGTGGACCCGCGGGGGTGCCCCATCGAGGTGGCAATCGGCGCCTTGAATTGGGGCAAGTATTTGGGGGAGGAGGCCATCAATGTCGGGGTAGACGTGCAGGTGTCGAGCTGGAGCCGCATGGCACCCAACACCTTGCCGGCCCTGGCCAAGGCAGGGGCCAACTACCTCAATTCGCAACTCATCAAGTTGGAGGCCATCCGCAACGGGTTTGTGGAGGGGATAGCTCTGGATGTGAATGGCTATGTGAGCGAAGGGAGCGGCGAGAACATCTTCCTGGTCAGGGATGGAGTGCTCTACACCCCGCCGCTGGCAGCCTCGATTCTGCCGGGCATCAGCCGCGACTCGGTGATGGTTTTCGCGCGGGAAATGGGCATCGAGGTGCGCGAGATGATGATCCCGCGCGAGATGCTGTATGTGGCCGACGAGGTCTTTTTCACCGGCAGCGCCGCCGAAATCAGCCCCATCAAGTCCATCGACCGCGTGCCCATCGGCAGTGGTAAACGCGGGCCGATCACGGCGCGTCTGCAGCAGCGCTTCTTCGCCTACGTCAATGGAGAGTGCGAGGACTGCTACGGCTGGCGGACGGTGGTGCGGTAG
- the nusB gene encoding transcription antitermination factor NusB: MVHTRRAARELALRALYAAELTGRSAPEVLADPLVMRRVDGQLVEFINRLVTLTLQHREELDAYIIAKTTNWDFARLAVIDKILLRMAVCEFLHFEDIPPKVSIDEAIEISRKYSTEKSDKFVNGILDAVLNELQARDMIVKSGRGLLDHSPHAD; the protein is encoded by the coding sequence ATGGTTCACACACGGCGGGCGGCACGGGAATTGGCGCTCCGTGCTCTTTATGCTGCTGAGCTGACCGGCCGCAGCGCCCCCGAGGTGCTGGCTGACCCCTTGGTCATGCGCCGGGTTGACGGGCAACTTGTAGAGTTCATCAACCGCCTGGTGACCCTGACCTTACAACACCGCGAGGAGCTCGACGCCTACATCATCGCCAAGACCACCAACTGGGATTTTGCCCGGCTGGCAGTCATCGACAAGATTCTCCTGCGTATGGCTGTGTGCGAATTCCTGCACTTCGAGGACATCCCGCCCAAGGTGAGCATCGATGAGGCCATCGAGATCTCCCGCAAGTACAGCACCGAAAAGAGCGACAAGTTTGTCAACGGCATCTTGGACGCGGTGCTCAACGAGCTGCAGGCGCGTGACATGATCGTCAAGAGCGGGCGGGGCCTATTGGACCATTCACCCCATGCGGATTGA
- a CDS encoding DUF494 domain-containing protein, with protein sequence MKGRAIERLVEILVYIMSEARGSGFGVERLRSLSSDLLKQGYTESEIDLAFSWLFEKAGCNYENLSAIRTPMSLYRVLHAAEKMVIRPEAYSYLLQLRQLGLIDDQQLEEAIERAMQMGVSPVDTEDIKEIAATVMFDADSFTGGYLFNDTQMGN encoded by the coding sequence GTGAAAGGACGTGCCATCGAAAGGTTAGTTGAAATCCTGGTGTACATCATGAGCGAGGCGCGGGGCAGCGGCTTCGGGGTCGAGCGCCTGCGAAGCCTGTCCAGCGACTTGCTCAAGCAGGGCTACACCGAGAGCGAAATCGACCTTGCTTTCTCCTGGCTGTTCGAGAAGGCGGGCTGTAACTATGAGAACCTCAGTGCCATCCGCACTCCCATGTCGCTGTACCGTGTGCTGCATGCCGCAGAAAAAATGGTTATCAGGCCGGAAGCTTACAGCTACCTTTTGCAGTTGCGGCAACTCGGCCTGATCGATGACCAGCAGCTGGAAGAAGCAATCGAGCGGGCCATGCAGATGGGCGTCAGCCCCGTGGATACCGAAGACATCAAGGAGATCGCCGCCACCGTCATGTTCGACGCCGACTCTTTTACCGGCGGGTATCTGTTCAATGACACGCAAATGGGCAATTGA
- the topA gene encoding type I DNA topoisomerase has product MAGDKKSLVVVESFAKTKTINAFLGEQFTVLPSAGHVVDLPKSKLGVDIDNGFEPQYRPLRDRQKVVKQLKEAAAEAEQVVLATDPDREGEAIAWHLGEILKKANPHISRITFNEITRDAVLRALESPRAIDLNLVEAQKARRVMDRLVGYQVGPILWRTVCAGLSAGRVQSVALRLICEREEEIEAFVPQEYWLIDGTFQGRRTAPFTARLTKVANEKPHIPDEQSAVTLVENIRRQEWTVKDIRKNEVQRQPAPPFTTSTLQQDAARRFGFSTKRIMAIAQQLYEGVEIGPGGPVGLITYMRTDSVRVANEAVAEARTFIASNFGVEYLAPQPRHFAARKGAQDAHEAIRPTSVKRTPRSLRKYLSEEQYQLYELIWQRFVASQMAPARLLQTTVDIVSGNDEMYLFRATGSEVLFRGFLQAYEEAPREEEDQEREPTTKVPEELTVGERVILLDVTPSQHFTKPPPRYTEASLVKALDSLGIGRPSTYAVIVSTILERNYVEKRQRQLVPTELGRTVNKILVANFPDIFEVKFTARMEAELDDIEGGKKNFRQVVEGFYGPFRRALAAAEGRQVEIRESLQEKTEERCPICGKELVIRWGRHGRYMACSDYPRCRFSKALEQEGLASTERCELCGGPMVVKTSRFGRFLACSAYPKCKNAKPFKIGVKCPKPGCDGEVVERKSRRGRTFYGCSRYPECDFVSWQEPVSGPCPSCGNNVLYKRYTKAKGSVLHCAQCEQDFAADLVRSPSAISSDD; this is encoded by the coding sequence ATGGCAGGTGACAAGAAATCCCTGGTAGTTGTCGAGTCCTTTGCCAAGACCAAGACCATCAATGCCTTTCTGGGCGAGCAGTTCACGGTGCTCCCTTCGGCTGGGCACGTGGTGGATTTGCCCAAGAGCAAGCTTGGCGTGGATATCGACAACGGCTTTGAGCCGCAATACCGGCCTCTGCGCGATCGCCAAAAGGTGGTAAAGCAGCTCAAAGAGGCCGCGGCAGAAGCTGAGCAGGTCGTCCTGGCCACCGACCCGGACCGCGAAGGCGAGGCTATTGCCTGGCATTTAGGCGAGATCCTCAAGAAAGCCAACCCCCATATCTCGCGCATCACCTTCAACGAGATCACCCGCGACGCGGTCCTGCGCGCTCTGGAGAGCCCGCGGGCCATCGATCTGAATTTGGTGGAGGCACAGAAGGCGCGACGCGTCATGGACCGGCTCGTCGGCTACCAGGTGGGGCCAATTCTTTGGCGCACCGTCTGTGCCGGTCTCAGCGCCGGCCGAGTGCAGTCGGTGGCGCTGCGCCTCATCTGCGAGCGGGAGGAGGAAATCGAGGCGTTCGTCCCGCAGGAGTATTGGCTCATTGACGGGACCTTTCAGGGACGCCGCACGGCGCCGTTTACGGCGCGTCTCACCAAGGTTGCCAACGAGAAACCGCACATCCCTGATGAGCAGTCGGCAGTCACCCTGGTGGAGAATATCCGACGCCAGGAGTGGACGGTCAAGGATATCCGCAAGAACGAGGTGCAGCGGCAACCTGCGCCGCCGTTCACCACCAGCACCCTTCAGCAAGACGCGGCACGGCGCTTTGGCTTTTCGACCAAGAGAATCATGGCCATTGCCCAGCAGCTTTACGAGGGCGTGGAAATTGGCCCTGGAGGGCCGGTAGGCCTCATCACCTACATGCGTACCGACTCGGTGCGGGTGGCCAATGAGGCAGTGGCGGAGGCGCGTACCTTCATCGCCAGCAACTTTGGTGTCGAGTACCTGGCCCCACAGCCGCGGCACTTTGCCGCGCGCAAGGGCGCCCAGGATGCACACGAGGCCATTCGGCCGACTTCCGTCAAGCGCACCCCTCGGTCGCTGCGCAAGTACCTCAGTGAGGAGCAATACCAGCTCTACGAGTTGATCTGGCAGCGATTTGTGGCGAGCCAGATGGCTCCTGCTCGCCTGCTGCAGACGACCGTGGACATTGTGAGCGGCAACGACGAAATGTACCTGTTCCGGGCAACCGGCTCAGAGGTTTTGTTCAGGGGGTTTCTGCAGGCCTACGAGGAAGCGCCCCGCGAGGAAGAAGACCAGGAGCGCGAACCGACTACCAAAGTGCCCGAGGAGCTGACAGTGGGCGAGCGGGTGATCCTCTTGGACGTGACCCCGAGCCAGCACTTTACCAAACCGCCGCCGCGCTACACAGAAGCCAGCCTGGTCAAGGCACTGGACAGTCTGGGCATTGGCAGGCCCAGCACCTACGCAGTCATCGTGAGCACCATCCTTGAGCGCAATTACGTGGAGAAGCGACAGCGCCAGTTGGTGCCCACCGAGCTGGGCCGCACCGTCAACAAAATCCTGGTGGCCAACTTCCCGGACATCTTCGAGGTCAAGTTCACCGCGCGCATGGAAGCGGAACTGGACGACATCGAGGGGGGCAAGAAGAACTTCCGGCAAGTAGTGGAGGGCTTCTACGGGCCTTTCCGGCGGGCGCTGGCGGCAGCCGAAGGCAGGCAGGTCGAGATTCGGGAGAGCCTGCAGGAGAAGACAGAAGAGCGCTGTCCGATCTGTGGGAAGGAGTTGGTCATCCGCTGGGGGCGGCACGGACGCTACATGGCCTGCTCTGATTACCCACGTTGCCGCTTTTCCAAGGCGCTCGAACAGGAAGGCCTAGCCAGCACCGAGAGGTGTGAGCTGTGTGGCGGCCCGATGGTGGTCAAGACCAGTCGTTTCGGGCGCTTTCTGGCCTGTTCCGCGTACCCGAAGTGCAAAAACGCCAAGCCGTTCAAGATCGGCGTCAAATGCCCGAAGCCCGGCTGCGACGGTGAGGTGGTGGAGCGCAAGTCCCGACGCGGGCGCACCTTCTACGGCTGTAGCCGCTACCCTGAATGTGATTTCGTCTCCTGGCAGGAGCCTGTAAGCGGGCCATGTCCTTCTTGTGGGAACAATGTGCTCTACAAGCGGTATACAAAAGCAAAGGGAAGCGTGCTCCACTGCGCACAGTGCGAACAGGATTTTGCGGCCGACCTGGTGAGGTCGCCGAGCGCGATATCTTCTGATGACTGA
- the secA gene encoding preprotein translocase subunit SecA, which translates to MANLLTKLFGDKHTRDVARIMPIVQQINAIYETLHELADEQLRDKTNQFRRRIQEATAEVRAKLNERRALLTTDAMEGEEAVLKVDAESLRQEIAALEKEENEIIARVLDEILPEAYAVVKEACRRLVGKTWKVCDHDITWDMVPFDVQLIGAVVLHQGKIAEMATGEGKTLVATMPLYLNALAGKGAHLVTVNDYLARRDCEWMGEIYKFLGLTVHYIASDMEPERRRRAYNCDITYGTNNEFGFDYLRDNMAIRREDQVQRGHYYAIVDEVDSVLIDEARTPLIISGAVEHSTNLFAELKPRVEQLVKSQTLLVNRLVAEAEQLLEKGQEYEAGIKLLQALRGAPKNKRLAKILQEVGVRRLIQKVETDHMRDKRMHEIDEELYFSIDEKSHVIDLTEKGRQALSPNDPEMFVLPDLAEGMGQIENDPTLSPEEKAERRARLEEEYGIKSERIQNISQLLRAYSLFERDVEYVVSEDGRVIIVDEFTGRLMPGRRYSDGLHQAIEAKEGVRIERETQTLATITLQNFFRLYHKLAGMTGTAVTEAAEFWEIYKLDVVVIPTNEPVRRIDYEDRIYRTKREKYNAVIEEIAAMHAARRPVLVGTVSVEVSETLSRMLKRRGIPHNVLNAKHHQREAEIIARAGQPGAVTIATNMAGRGTDIKLGAGVVKHPNCALVRPDPGSEPCPYLEEYDCYNEVPCGLHILGTERHEARRIDRQLRGRAGRQGDPGSSRFYLSLEDDLMRLFGSERIAGIMDRLGVQEGEVITHPMVSKSIERAQKRVEEHNFDIRKHLLEYDDVMNQQREVVYNRRNYALGGQNLREDVLEMMEEVIEDRVDEHAAESPYPEDWNWNGLNQDLRRVFLTTVTREEFEGDRISREELIDRIRGKTMALYEAKEKALGGGLMRQLERFAILRAIDEQWRDHLYSMDVMKEGIGLRAYGQKDPLIEYKSEAFKMFSEMLARTNEAVLEMVFKAQVQVAPPQPVRRMPAQVSAVHAATTGMGLRHPAGPEGAPEPGKRQPIRVGAKVGRNDPCPCGSGKKYKKCCGAGVH; encoded by the coding sequence ATGGCGAACCTACTGACAAAGCTATTTGGCGACAAACACACGCGCGATGTGGCGCGCATCATGCCCATCGTGCAGCAGATCAACGCCATCTACGAGACCTTGCACGAGCTCGCCGACGAGCAACTGCGCGACAAGACCAACCAGTTCCGCAGGCGCATTCAGGAAGCGACCGCCGAGGTGAGGGCCAAGCTGAATGAGCGGCGCGCCCTGCTGACCACCGACGCGATGGAGGGCGAGGAAGCGGTGCTCAAGGTGGACGCCGAGTCCTTACGCCAGGAAATCGCGGCCTTGGAGAAGGAAGAAAACGAGATCATCGCGCGTGTGCTGGATGAGATCCTCCCCGAGGCTTACGCGGTGGTCAAGGAGGCCTGCCGCCGGCTGGTGGGCAAGACCTGGAAGGTCTGCGACCACGACATCACCTGGGACATGGTGCCCTTTGACGTGCAGCTCATCGGCGCCGTGGTGCTCCACCAGGGCAAAATTGCGGAGATGGCCACAGGCGAAGGCAAGACCTTGGTGGCCACGATGCCCCTCTACCTGAACGCCCTGGCCGGCAAAGGGGCGCACCTGGTGACGGTCAACGACTACCTGGCCAGGCGCGACTGCGAGTGGATGGGCGAAATCTACAAGTTCTTGGGCCTGACGGTACACTACATCGCCAGCGACATGGAGCCAGAGCGGCGGCGGCGCGCCTACAACTGTGATATCACCTACGGCACCAACAACGAATTTGGCTTCGACTACCTGCGCGACAACATGGCCATCCGCCGCGAGGACCAGGTGCAACGCGGCCATTACTATGCCATCGTCGACGAGGTGGACTCGGTGCTCATCGACGAGGCGCGCACGCCATTGATCATCTCCGGCGCCGTAGAACATTCCACCAACCTCTTTGCCGAGCTCAAGCCCCGCGTCGAGCAGTTGGTGAAGAGCCAGACTCTATTGGTCAACCGCCTGGTGGCCGAGGCCGAGCAGCTCCTGGAGAAGGGGCAAGAATACGAGGCAGGCATCAAGCTGCTGCAGGCGCTGCGCGGCGCGCCGAAAAACAAGCGGCTGGCCAAAATCCTGCAGGAAGTGGGCGTCAGGAGGCTCATCCAGAAGGTCGAGACCGACCACATGCGCGACAAGCGCATGCACGAGATCGACGAGGAGCTGTACTTCTCCATCGACGAGAAGAGCCATGTGATCGACCTCACCGAGAAAGGGCGCCAGGCGCTGTCGCCCAACGACCCGGAGATGTTCGTCCTCCCGGACCTGGCCGAAGGCATGGGGCAGATCGAAAACGATCCCACGCTGTCGCCGGAAGAGAAGGCGGAGCGGAGGGCGCGTCTCGAGGAGGAGTACGGCATCAAGAGCGAGCGCATCCAGAACATCTCGCAGCTACTGCGTGCCTACTCCCTCTTCGAACGGGACGTCGAATACGTGGTCTCCGAGGACGGCCGGGTGATCATCGTCGACGAGTTCACCGGCCGGCTGATGCCGGGGCGGCGCTACAGCGACGGCCTGCACCAGGCCATCGAGGCCAAGGAGGGGGTGCGCATCGAGCGCGAAACGCAGACCCTGGCCACCATCACGCTGCAGAACTTTTTCCGCCTCTACCACAAATTGGCGGGCATGACCGGCACGGCGGTGACCGAGGCTGCGGAGTTTTGGGAGATCTACAAGCTCGACGTGGTGGTCATCCCCACCAACGAGCCGGTACGCCGCATCGACTATGAGGACCGCATCTACCGCACCAAGCGGGAGAAGTACAACGCGGTCATCGAGGAGATTGCGGCCATGCATGCGGCGCGTCGTCCGGTGCTGGTGGGTACCGTCTCGGTGGAGGTGTCCGAGACGCTGAGCCGCATGCTCAAGCGGCGGGGCATCCCGCACAATGTGCTGAACGCAAAGCATCACCAGCGCGAGGCGGAGATTATCGCCCGTGCCGGGCAGCCGGGGGCCGTCACCATCGCCACCAACATGGCCGGCCGCGGCACGGACATCAAGCTTGGCGCCGGAGTAGTCAAGCACCCTAATTGCGCGCTGGTGCGCCCGGACCCAGGGTCTGAGCCGTGCCCGTACCTGGAGGAGTACGACTGCTACAACGAGGTGCCGTGTGGGTTGCACATCCTGGGCACCGAGCGGCACGAGGCACGGCGCATCGATCGCCAGCTGCGCGGGCGGGCGGGTCGGCAAGGCGACCCTGGCTCCTCTCGCTTCTACTTGTCCTTAGAAGACGATCTCATGCGCCTGTTCGGCTCGGAGCGCATCGCCGGCATCATGGACCGGCTGGGGGTGCAGGAAGGCGAGGTCATCACCCATCCCATGGTCTCCAAGTCCATCGAGCGGGCGCAAAAGCGGGTGGAGGAGCACAATTTTGACATCCGCAAGCACCTCCTGGAATATGACGACGTGATGAACCAGCAGCGCGAAGTGGTCTACAACCGCCGCAACTATGCCCTCGGCGGCCAAAACCTGCGCGAAGACGTCCTGGAGATGATGGAGGAGGTGATCGAAGACCGCGTCGATGAACACGCCGCGGAGAGCCCATATCCTGAGGACTGGAACTGGAACGGCCTCAACCAGGACTTGCGGCGCGTCTTCTTGACCACGGTGACGCGCGAGGAGTTCGAGGGCGATCGCATCAGCCGCGAGGAGCTCATCGACAGGATCCGCGGCAAGACGATGGCCCTCTACGAGGCCAAGGAGAAGGCCCTGGGTGGAGGCCTCATGCGCCAGTTGGAGCGCTTTGCCATTCTACGTGCCATCGACGAGCAGTGGCGGGACCACCTCTATTCCATGGACGTGATGAAGGAGGGCATCGGCCTGCGCGCCTACGGGCAGAAGGACCCACTGATCGAGTACAAGAGCGAGGCCTTCAAGATGTTCTCCGAAATGTTGGCGCGTACCAACGAGGCGGTCTTGGAGATGGTGTTCAAGGCGCAGGTGCAGGTGGCGCCTCCCCAGCCAGTGCGCCGCATGCCGGCCCAGGTAAGCGCCGTTCACGCTGCTACCACCGGCATGGGCTTGCGTCACCCCGCAGGGCCCGAGGGGGCGCCGGAGCCAGGCAAGCGCCAGCCGATCAGAGTGGGCGCAAAGGTGGGTCGCAATGACCCTTGCCCATGTGGAAGTGGCAAAAAGTACAAAAAGTGCTGCGGAGCGGGCGTGCATTGA